The Spartobacteria bacterium genome includes the window GGCACCGAGGACATCGAACGTCAGGCTCCCAATGTGGATCGCATGAAAATGCTGGGAGCCAAGCTGGTGGCAGTCGACAGTGGATCGGCCACCCTGAAAGATGCGATGAACGAAGCCATGCGCAACTGGGTGTCGACAGTGGAGAATACCTTTTACGTGATTGGTACGGTGGCCGGGCCCTATCCCTATCCCAAAATGGTCAAAGCCTTTCAGGCGGTGATCAGTCGGGAAGCACGCCGTCAGATGCTGGAAAAAACCGGACGGCTGCCTGATGAAGTGGTCGCCTGTGTGGGTGGCGGCAGCAATGCCATGGGCATGTTTGCTCATTTTCTCGAAGACGAATCGGTGGCCCTGACCGGCGCAGAAGCGGCGGGCAGCGGGCTTTCTTCGGGACTGCATGCCTGTAGTATCTGCGGTGGTCGTATCGGCGTCCTGCACGGAAATAAAACCTATTTGCTGCAGGACAAAGAAGGGCAGGTACTCAATACGCATTCGGTTTCCGCCGGACTGGATTATCCCGGTGTCGGTCCCGAACATGCCTGGCTTAATGACTGTCAGCGTGCGCGCTATATTCCTATCGACGATGATCAGGCCATTGATGCATTCCAAAAGCTGTGCCGGCTGGAAGGCATTATTCCCGCGCTGGAATCGGCCCATGCCATCGCTGCCGGAATGATCAGTGCCTCGCAACGCGGGCCGGAAGAAACGGTGGCCATATGTCTATCCGGACGTGGCGATAAAGACATGGCGTCGGTAATGCAATATCTGGCCGAAAAGGCAAAAATTTAAGTGCGGAGAAATATGAAATGAACAGAATAGATCAAGTATTTGCCACCTGCAAAACCGAGAAACGGGCGGCCCTGATTCCTTATATCACCTGTGGTGATCCCACCTTGGCTTTTACGGAGCAGGTCGTCGAACAGCTTGCGGTTTCCGGCGCGGATATTATTGAACTGGGCATGCCCTTTTCCGACCCCATGGCCGATGGCAAGACCATTCAGGAAGCCTGTACCCGGGCACTGGCTCACGGGGTGACGCTAACGGAAATTTTCGACATGGTATCCCGCTTGCGTGCCAGAGGGGTGAAGACCCCGTTCATCCTCTTCAGCTATTACAATGTTCTGTTTGGACAAGGCATTGAAGTAGTCGCCAAACGCTGTGCCGAAGCGGGTATTGATGGCTGGTTGACTGTGGATATGCCCATCGAGGAAGTTGACGAAATTCTGCCGGTACTGAATGCCTGCGGGCTGGTCTGGATTCCGCTGACCGCTCCCACTACATCGCTGGAGCGGATCGAAGCCATTCAATCCCGCGGTGGCGGATTCCTTTATTACATCATGGTGACCGGCGTGACAGGAGCCCGCAGCGGAATTCCCGAAGGGCTGGCCAAGCGGTTGGCCGATGTGCGGCGTGCATCCAAATTGCCTGTTGCAGCGGGTTTCGGAGTGTCATCGCCGGAAATGGTAGCAGAAATTGCGGCTCATGCCGATGCGGTGGTTGTAGGCAGTCGTTTAGTCGACCTGCTGCATACCGCCTATACCGAAGAATCACCGGACACGGCTCTGACCAAAGCCGGCGTATTCATCCGCGCCATGGCCGACGCCCTGCCACATTAATGTTGTTGCGGCCCGAGGACATGATCCTCGGGCTCTCTCCTGGGGTTGCAGGATCAGATTTCCTTGTTCGGGAGGAAATCATATTATACCCGATGCTTCCGGGGCAGGGTGGGGGTCGGGCGTTCTGAAGATAGGGCTATTTAAGGAGCACCACAGGGATGGCACTGCGGGCGATGAGATGAACGGTGGTACTTCCCAGCACCATTTCACGGATGCGACTGTGTCCATAGGCTCCGACAAAAAGCACATCGCACTGGTATTCTTTGATTGCAGCCAGGATACGTTCTTCCGCAATGCCGGTTTCTATATGCGCATCGACAGTCAGTCCATAGCTTTGCACCAGTGCCGCGCCTTCGTCATTTATACGGGCCGCGTGTTCATCTTTCATGGCGTCAATCACCGTGATCAGCGTAATTTTCAAATCAAGCTCTTTGGCCATTTCAGACGCTTTGACCAACGCCTGCCGGGCATGATCACTGCCATCGTAGGCCGCCAGCACATGCGTGACGGGGCCGCATTTTTCAGGCGTCACAATGCAGGGTTTTGTGCTGTACCGGGTCAATCTTTCGGCCGTGGAGCCAATCATTTTACCCAGCCACTGCGCATCCTCTCCTTTTTGACCGAGAACAATCCAGTCAGCATCATTACCGGCGTCAATAATGGCGTGAGCAGGCATCCCCATAACGATATCGAATTTGACTTCCATCCGGCATGGTGCGGTTTTCTTTAAAAAGGCATCGCGAATGCCCTCTCCTTTTTTGTGCAGAATTTCGCGGAACTGTTCTACTTGAACGCCGTAGGTTTCCACACCGAGCCACCCCATGCTGTCACCCATCATGGGTGCTTCGAGAATACAGGCGTTAAGCACATGGATACCTTTGAGGGATTTCGCCTTCATCCGCCCGGCCAGTTCCATGGCAAACTCAACGGCAGTATCGGCATACGCCGACCCATCTGTACAAACTATAAATCGTCCATTCATATCGCGTTCCTTTCCTTTCAGTTGTCACCCTTACGTGCCTACGTATTCAATACTACGAAATTGTTTTAGAATGTCGAGTCAAGCATGCTGGAAAAAAGGGCATGACCAAAAAAAATGCGATCATTTCAATCTGTCACTTGCTGTCTTTCCACAAATCTGTATCTTGTTCGCATGGATAAATCGGGGACCACAACACGAACATTACTGCAAGACGTATCGGGAATACTGTTACTGGCATGGGCTATTTTGCTCGGGCTGGCCATGTTTACCTATACGCCAATGGATATCTCTGTCTTTCAGAATCCACCTAATACACCGGCTGCCAACCTGATCGGGCCCTTTGGCGCATGGAACAGCTTTGTTGTTTTCATGCTTTTTGGAGTAATCGGCTACACGGTGCCGATCATGGCTGCCGCACTTGGGCTGCTCATGATGTTCAAGCATGACCGTCGGTTGCCGGCTCGCATTGGATGGTTTCTGCTACTGCTTTGCGGACTGGTCACCATGTCAGAGATTCTGTCCGATTTATGGGCACCGGTGACCGGCCGGCTCAACATCGGCACAACAGGGGGCATTTTAGGATCGCTGCTGGGGCGCCGCCTGCTCATTATGTATCTGGGCAGTGCCGGAGCAGGCATTGTTGCGGTTTCCTTCATCCTGCTGAGCCTCTATTTTCTTTTTGACATACATCCTGCCAATATGGGGCAGAACATGGGAACCTTTATGGATGTCATCCGGGGCCGAATGGAATACTTCAAACTGGCAAGGGAACGGGCCAGGCTGGAGAAACTGAGCAAACAAGAAGAAAAAGTACGGCAAAAACTAGAACAGGTTCAATCCGCCAAACCCCTGTCACGCCTTTCACGGAAAAAGAAAGAAATCTTAAGTCCGCTGCATGGGGATACAAATCCGCTGCCTGATATAGTAGACGCGTCGGCACCGATTGTTTCACCCCTGCCGGAAAAAACAATCGTTGCAGAATCAGATTTATTTGCCGATAACACCGATGATTTCGAACCGGAAGAGCTAACGCCAGACAGCATTGAGATTGGAAATAAGCAGCACTCATCGCCCGCGCCGGCACGTCCCAGGCAGGTGCCCGCCAAGTCATCGCCCTTTGCTATGCCGCCCAACAAACTTCTGGAACCGCTGCCCTCGGCCAAAGACCGCGTGGTAGAAATCGATATCGAGGGCATGTCCATCAAACTGGAAGCATCGCTTTCGGAATTCGGCATTGATGCCAAGGTTACGAATGTGGAAACGGGCCCGGTGGTAACCAGTTTTGAAGTGCTTCCGGCACCGGGGGTCAGGGTGAATAAAATCGTGCAACTCAGCAATGACATCGCTTTGACCATGAAAGCGATCAGTATCCGCGTGCAGGCACCCATTCCCGGCAAAGGGGTGGTGGGCATTGAAATACCTAATCCAAAATCGACTCCGGTCTTTTTCCGTGAGATTATCGAAAGTCCGACATGGAAACACTCCAAGGCGGCGTTGCCGCTGAGTCTGGGGAAAGATGTCACGGGGTCGGATGTCGTGGCTGATTTAGCCAAAATGCCTCATATGCTCATTGCCGGCGCAACGGGATCAGGCAAATCAGTCTGCATGAATTCCCTGCTGGCCGGGCTGTTAATGTCCCGTTCACCGGAAGAAATGCGACTGATGCTGGTTGACCCCAAAATGGTGGAATTTGCGTTTTTCAATGAACTGCCTCACCTGGTTGTTCCGGTCATCACCGACCCGAAGAAAGTCGCGTTTGGATTACGCTGGGCTATCATGGAAATGGAAAGGCGCTATCAGATGCTTTCTGAAGTCGGAGTTCGTAATATCGAAACATTCAACGAGCGTCCCATTGCCAAGCAGGAAGTGATGTTCGACGATGACGTAAAGAAAAGTCCGGGGGACGATATACCCGACCGCCTTCCTTATATCGTCATCGTAATCGACGAACTGGCCGACCTCATGATGGTGGCACAGAAAGACGTCGAAGAATCCATCGCCCGTCTGGCTCAGCTGTCCCGTGCAGTGGGAATTCATATGATCATCGCTACCCAGCGCCCGTCCGTCAATGTCATCACCGGCACCATCAAAGCCAACTTTCCGGCACGTATCGCATTCCAGGTAGCACAGAAAGTGGACAGCCGCACCATTCTGGACACCATGGGAGCGGACAAATTGCTGGGCAAAGGCGACATGCTCTTTTTGCCGCCGGGAACAAGCCGGCTGATGCGCGTTCAGGGTACACTGACCACGGACAATGAAATTAGAAATATCGTGGATTATTGGAAGAATCAGGCCCCCGCCTCTTACGAACTGGATCTGAACGGCACTGATTCAGGCATGTTGCCAGGAAAAGGGGGCGGCCCTGTGGAGGAAGACCTGAGCGAGGATCCGGAACTGATTGATCACGCGGTAGAAGTCATTCGAGCCACCAAGCGGGCGTCCACCTCATCCCTGCAGCGGCGACTGCGTATCGGGTATACGAGAGCGGCACGTTTAATGGATATTCTTGAGGATCGCGGCGTCGTAGGCCCCCACAACGGATCAGACCCCCGCGACATTCTGATTGATACCAGTGATCCGGACGATTATTGATTTATTAGAGGGAATTTTTATGCAAGGAACTATTGGCGAAATACTAAAACAGGTTAGAGAACAAAAGGGCCTTACTGAGCGGGATGTAATTGACGGGACGCATATGCTGATGAAGCATGTCGTTGCTATTGAAAATGATGACTTCTCCCGCATGGCTGCGCCGATGTATGCCAAAGGGTTTATCAAGCTGTATGCCGAATTTATCGGATTGGATGCAAAACCCTTTCTAACCGAATTTGACCGTGTTTATGGATCAAAGCGTAAACCGGCGATGGTTCAGACTGAAAAGAAAAAAATTGCAAGGGCCGCCATCGCAAAAAACGTCACCCCCGAACCGGAACCAGCGAGGGTGCAGCCCCGCGAAACTCCTACGTATGAAAACGTCAAAAAAGCGGCACCGCCCAAAGTGTTTTCAAGGCAACGCGAAGCAGTGAATCCACAGGAACAATCCGTCGCCCCCGCACCTGTTTCAGCTCCCGCACCGAAGGCACCTAAAAAGCCGCGGAAACCCATAAAACTGCCAAAGATTCCATGGGGTGCCATAATACAGGGCATGAAAAAAGGCGTGGCCGCTGTCCCATGGGGATTGCTCATCAAGAGCTTTGCGGCCATTACGGTTGTGGTGATCTGTATTATGTTGCTCAGCAATGCGTTTTCGTGGGTTAAGCAAAGTGAATTTGCAAAACGCACCGGTCTGTCCGGCACAGTGCATGAAACCATCATTGTGGCACCGCCAAAAGAACCCTATGTACCAATCGACAGCTGAAAGATTACTATGAACGTACCAAACTCCTTAACCATGAGCCGCATTGCGATGTCCGGCGTTATCCTTGCATTATTAAACGTGTCTGTGCCCTATGCAACAAGTGTAACGTTAATCATCTTTATCCTTGCCAGCATTACCGACTATCTGGACGGTCATCTGGCGCGCAACGTCTATGGCACCACCTCTTTCGGAAAACTGATGGATCCGCTGGCAGATAAAATTATGGTAACGGTTTGCTTTATTTGCTTCGTAGAAATCCATCTCCCTTATTACGCAAGCAAACCGCTCATGCCGGCATGGATGGTCGTTCTTATTATTTCCCGGGAATTTATGGTGACCGGCTTACGGTTACTGGGCGCGGGTAAAGGCAAATTAATCTCAGCCGGAAAATGGGGTAAGCATAAAACCATTTGGCAGATTGTGATGATATCCGTGTTATTGCTTGGATTGGCTGTACGTTATGACATTCTCGGCAATGCGTCCGTAACCCTGTTGGAAAACTATGATTTTGTCTTTCACTGGATTGCATGGGGTTTGGGAGTGGCCGTTTCCGCCATTACCGTCATTTCGGGAGCTATGTACTATGCGGAAAATACCGACTTGATTCGCCAGCATCTGTAGTGTCGCATGTCTATCCTCTCTGACTGGTCGCTACCTTCGCGTAGCAGGGCATGTACCCGGTGCGACAGGCCCTTTTCAGCAGGGATGCTGGTTTGTACGGTACTCCTGCACCATGACGGCACGTGGATTCGTCATGATCTCTGTCCCGGCTGTATGGATGATGATACACCTTTTACGGCGGCACATAAGGTAAGTACTTGGAAAACACGCATTCAGGAATCCCAACCAGTAACTGCCGGCTCACGTACAGAAGCAGGGCGTATCGAACAGGCCCTGCGACAATGCCTCGATGCACCGGATGAAACGCTCCGTGCGGAGGACTGCACGGCCATTGCCTTTTTTCTAGCCACCATGCTGGAACGCAAACGCATACTTACAGAACTGACCAGGAGCGAAGGCACTCCGGCGCAACATGTATACGAGCATCGCTCAACTCTTGAAACCTTTACTCTGCCGACGCCGGCCCCAACAGATCCCCGCGAAATGAAACAAATGAGCCAGACGATTCATGCCCTTATTGCGTATAAGGCTGGCCCATAAAGGTCTCCTGCTCCAGTAATTTCATTTTATATTCCAGCACGAGCATTCCTACTCCCATACAAACAAAACAAGCCGCAAGATAACCGATGGCCTGTACCTGAATCGGCAAGTGCAGACTGTACCAAGTGAATAAGCCATTCAGTAACAGAAACAGTGTACTTATCGCTGCGACCTCTTTCTGCCAATCGAAATAAAGCAATAAGATCATGAGCAGCAGCAGCATGACCTGCAAAAACGCCGCCATTAAGCACAGTCGGAACGTCGGCAAGAGATAATCACTTAAATGCAGCCATTCCATAATCATCGGCGCACCCAGCAGCAGTAGAAAACTGAAGATGCCCTGTGTCTTGATTAGTCGGGCGACGGACAGCCGCAGCGAAGCCTGCATCTCCGTCTTGCGTCGGCGAATGGTTTTCAAATCTTTGCCCTGGGTGACCGCCTCGTAAAAACTGGCATAATGCCTATAAAAGGATGTTTCGATGCGAATCAAGAAAATGGTCATGGCCGGTACAATGGACAGATACGCAATATAGATGCAGGAATCATACGTGGGGGCTGCATAAAACAATCCATCCAGCTGCACGCCGCGCGGGCTTAACCAGAAGATGATTTTATCAATCCAGATCCCCAGATTATATGTTAGTCCAATAACAATCAAATAGGGCATTTTCTGCCAGTACTTCGCCACATGCAAATCCATATTGCGATCACTGGGAAATTCGACCCGGATCCTGACCGATAAAAGAACGGCCAGTAACACCTGTCCCAGACTCATCCCCCAGACCAATCCCTCCAGTTGAAAAAAATCTGCACCGATCAATGACAGCGATATGCTCATGCCATATCCCAGCATAAACGCCTTTACGATCGATGTATAATCTTTGGCCGCAGAAAGAAATAGCATGCCCATCCAGATGACGCTGACAGACTGAAACAGCAGTACCGCTCCTACAGCAGAGGCCGCAGAAAGACCGGACAACAGAAAAAAAGGCATTGTGATAAGGCCGCCCAACACAACCACCAGTGCCGTCACTCCGTGGTAGCAGGGCAGCAGCGATTTCGAATCGGAAACAAACAGTCGATCCGCAATATAACGCGTCGTCGGCATTTGGATGATACCGGTAAAAATCAGCGACCCGGCAAACACATAAGCGATCAGGCACTGAAACAACGACACATCGTCGGCTGCAACAAAGAAATGAGAGGTTATACTGATCAATATCAGGGAAATAACCGCCATAAGCCATGAACCGGAGGAAATAACCGCTGCGTATATATAGGCTTCCACTGCGGATTTGTAAGAATCCTCACGCAATAATCGCTGTAATTGAAATCCAATACCTGCCATAGCTTCTACTATTGCGATAAATTTTAGAGAAAAGCAAAAAGCATCTTGGCAAACGTGCGATTTTTTCTTTTCACCATCGGTCATTTTCCCGAAAACGCATCAGCTGACGCGCCGAATCTTTACATTGACCCGCAAATAGATGCGGAGTAAATTGACCCATCAAATGATGACTGGACATGACTATGGATAGAAAATCTTCCACTGTACGCATTGATCTGATTTCAGATCGCGTGGCACCCGCTGAGGCACGACCCAGGGCTCATGGTTTGGAAAGCGCACTGACCAATGGATCGTTCGACACGTCAAACTGGGCCTTTGATGTGCTGTTCGAGGGAATGCATGACGGGGCCTGCGTGGTTGACCGTCAGGGGCACATTCTGCGATCTAACAGTCGAATGGGCCTGATGCTCCGGTCAAAGGACGCGACGTTTCAAGGATACGCCATCGCCGATTTCATTTATTCAGACAACGAAAATATCATGTCGCTAGTTCGTGAAGAATTGCATTACGAAGCATGTATAGTGATCGAGGCCTATGTTCACCGTATGGATGGCAGCTGCTTCCCGGCAGAACTATCCATTACCCGGATTCCGCAGTATGAAACGCAAGCACACTGGTTTTGTTTCTTCATTCGCGATGTGACACTCAAAGAAGATGTCGAACAGACACGGCAGCAGATGCAGATGATCGTGAACAGCAGTCATGCGATTGTATTCAAGGTGCAGTCCGGAGATCATATGGCGGTAGTGTATCTTACAGAAAATGTGGAGCAGTATGGGTACAAAACAGAAGCTTTTACCGATGGATCGTTATCATTGGAAGATGTGATTCATCCTGATGACCGTAATGGTTTTTCTCAGCTTATCCGCGATGTGGTTGATCAGCATACCAACGAAATTGACTGTGAACTCCGGGTGGTCGCCCGAACAGGTGCCACACACTGGATGCACTGTCAAGCCAGCGGAATACGAGATGAAGATAATCAGGTGCTCTATATTCAGGGCATTCTTATGGATATCTCCGAGCGAAGGAATATACAGAAAGAACGCGACATCATGGAAGTGCGCCTGCGTCAGGCGCAAAAAATGGAGTCGCTGGGTCAGTTATCTGCAGGGATTGCCCACGAAATTAATTCCCCAACACAATTTCTGGGCGACAGCCTGCATTTCCTCCAACATTCTTTTGGCGATGTCGTACAACTCATGGAGCAGTACGAACAGTTGCGATGTGCTGCTGAATCGCAACACCTGCTGCAACACGAAAGGGCATTGATTCATGATGTCATGACGCCCACGGAAAAAGCCTTTTTGCTGCGCGAAATCCCCCGATCCCTGGAGCGGGCACTAAAAGGAATTCAACGTATCACCGATATCGTCTGGGCGATGAAAGAGTTTTCACATCCTGGTACCACGGAACCTGTTGCAGCAGATTTGAATAAGGCGGTGAAAAATGCTGTGCTTGTCGCGAAAAACGAATGGAAATATGTGGCTGAAATGCAGTTGGAACTGTCTGAAACCCTTCCGCTGGTACAATGCGTCCCGGGAGAAATC containing:
- the trpB gene encoding tryptophan synthase subunit beta — its product is MFDPDKNGHYGPYGGQYVAETLMPALQELDAAFTRYWDDDDFQAELNGLLSDYVGRPSPMYLAKRLTEHCGGAQIWLKREDLNHTGAHKVNNTIGQVLLARRMGKKRVIAETGAGMHGVATATAAALFGLECEVFMGTEDIERQAPNVDRMKMLGAKLVAVDSGSATLKDAMNEAMRNWVSTVENTFYVIGTVAGPYPYPKMVKAFQAVISREARRQMLEKTGRLPDEVVACVGGGSNAMGMFAHFLEDESVALTGAEAAGSGLSSGLHACSICGGRIGVLHGNKTYLLQDKEGQVLNTHSVSAGLDYPGVGPEHAWLNDCQRARYIPIDDDQAIDAFQKLCRLEGIIPALESAHAIAAGMISASQRGPEETVAICLSGRGDKDMASVMQYLAEKAKI
- a CDS encoding tryptophan synthase subunit alpha; this translates as MNRIDQVFATCKTEKRAALIPYITCGDPTLAFTEQVVEQLAVSGADIIELGMPFSDPMADGKTIQEACTRALAHGVTLTEIFDMVSRLRARGVKTPFILFSYYNVLFGQGIEVVAKRCAEAGIDGWLTVDMPIEEVDEILPVLNACGLVWIPLTAPTTSLERIEAIQSRGGGFLYYIMVTGVTGARSGIPEGLAKRLADVRRASKLPVAAGFGVSSPEMVAEIAAHADAVVVGSRLVDLLHTAYTEESPDTALTKAGVFIRAMADALPH
- a CDS encoding universal stress protein, which produces MNGRFIVCTDGSAYADTAVEFAMELAGRMKAKSLKGIHVLNACILEAPMMGDSMGWLGVETYGVQVEQFREILHKKGEGIRDAFLKKTAPCRMEVKFDIVMGMPAHAIIDAGNDADWIVLGQKGEDAQWLGKMIGSTAERLTRYSTKPCIVTPEKCGPVTHVLAAYDGSDHARQALVKASEMAKELDLKITLITVIDAMKDEHAARINDEGAALVQSYGLTVDAHIETGIAEERILAAIKEYQCDVLFVGAYGHSRIREMVLGSTTVHLIARSAIPVVLLK
- a CDS encoding DNA translocase FtsK is translated as MRSFQSVTCCLSTNLYLVRMDKSGTTTRTLLQDVSGILLLAWAILLGLAMFTYTPMDISVFQNPPNTPAANLIGPFGAWNSFVVFMLFGVIGYTVPIMAAALGLLMMFKHDRRLPARIGWFLLLLCGLVTMSEILSDLWAPVTGRLNIGTTGGILGSLLGRRLLIMYLGSAGAGIVAVSFILLSLYFLFDIHPANMGQNMGTFMDVIRGRMEYFKLARERARLEKLSKQEEKVRQKLEQVQSAKPLSRLSRKKKEILSPLHGDTNPLPDIVDASAPIVSPLPEKTIVAESDLFADNTDDFEPEELTPDSIEIGNKQHSSPAPARPRQVPAKSSPFAMPPNKLLEPLPSAKDRVVEIDIEGMSIKLEASLSEFGIDAKVTNVETGPVVTSFEVLPAPGVRVNKIVQLSNDIALTMKAISIRVQAPIPGKGVVGIEIPNPKSTPVFFREIIESPTWKHSKAALPLSLGKDVTGSDVVADLAKMPHMLIAGATGSGKSVCMNSLLAGLLMSRSPEEMRLMLVDPKMVEFAFFNELPHLVVPVITDPKKVAFGLRWAIMEMERRYQMLSEVGVRNIETFNERPIAKQEVMFDDDVKKSPGDDIPDRLPYIVIVIDELADLMMVAQKDVEESIARLAQLSRAVGIHMIIATQRPSVNVITGTIKANFPARIAFQVAQKVDSRTILDTMGADKLLGKGDMLFLPPGTSRLMRVQGTLTTDNEIRNIVDYWKNQAPASYELDLNGTDSGMLPGKGGGPVEEDLSEDPELIDHAVEVIRATKRASTSSLQRRLRIGYTRAARLMDILEDRGVVGPHNGSDPRDILIDTSDPDDY
- the pgsA gene encoding CDP-diacylglycerol--glycerol-3-phosphate 3-phosphatidyltransferase, producing the protein MNVPNSLTMSRIAMSGVILALLNVSVPYATSVTLIIFILASITDYLDGHLARNVYGTTSFGKLMDPLADKIMVTVCFICFVEIHLPYYASKPLMPAWMVVLIISREFMVTGLRLLGAGKGKLISAGKWGKHKTIWQIVMISVLLLGLAVRYDILGNASVTLLENYDFVFHWIAWGLGVAVSAITVISGAMYYAENTDLIRQHL
- a CDS encoding PAS domain-containing sensor histidine kinase → MTMDRKSSTVRIDLISDRVAPAEARPRAHGLESALTNGSFDTSNWAFDVLFEGMHDGACVVDRQGHILRSNSRMGLMLRSKDATFQGYAIADFIYSDNENIMSLVREELHYEACIVIEAYVHRMDGSCFPAELSITRIPQYETQAHWFCFFIRDVTLKEDVEQTRQQMQMIVNSSHAIVFKVQSGDHMAVVYLTENVEQYGYKTEAFTDGSLSLEDVIHPDDRNGFSQLIRDVVDQHTNEIDCELRVVARTGATHWMHCQASGIRDEDNQVLYIQGILMDISERRNIQKERDIMEVRLRQAQKMESLGQLSAGIAHEINSPTQFLGDSLHFLQHSFGDVVQLMEQYEQLRCAAESQHLLQHERALIHDVMTPTEKAFLLREIPRSLERALKGIQRITDIVWAMKEFSHPGTTEPVAADLNKAVKNAVLVAKNEWKYVAEMQLELSETLPLVQCVPGEINQALLNLIINAAHAVKEKRSDDKGAKGVIHIQTRVEEDVAVIDIADSGCGIPVDIQSRIFDPFFTTKDVGKGTGQGLTIVYNIIVHTHRGKISFESEAHAGTVFHVMLPLRDMDIDMMEDNNHG